In Nostoc piscinale CENA21, the genomic stretch GAAAATCAGTTCACACAAAATTTACATAATTCATCAACTAATGATGACAACTAAAGCCTGCAAATAAGTTATTTATCGCTGAATCGACAGGAATGTAACCAACTTATGAACTTAAAGATTTAATAAAAATTTATAAAAAAGGTTGATTATATTTACTTAAGTAGTAGTATTTAATACTAACCTCATTATAAATAATTACTAAAAATTCTTATCATAAGTTAATTATATAGTCATAAATTATTTAACCTGAAAATACATGAAAGCAACTCGCGTTTTTCACCAACCACTCACCAACCCTCAACTGTGGTTATTAGGAATAGGCGGAGGTTTAGTTGCAATACTTTTAACAATAATTTGGAAAGCAGATGATGATTCTCATCTAGGAATGACAGTTTTAGCTTTATTAGCTGTCTTCTCACTATTAGGAGATAAAAAACATAAACTTAAATTAGAAAGTGATGTTATTTCTAGTATTTTAGGTACAGTTTTAATCGGCTTTGTACTTTGGTATAGTACACACTTTCCGTCTGGAAAATTATTTGCAGTTTATACTCATTTAGCGCCTTTTGTGGCGGCGTTGGGACTGAGTTTACTGGCTTCTGGCTGGCAGGGATTAAAGCAATATTGGCAAGAATTAGTAATTATTTTTTTTGCTGGTGTTCCTAAAGTCTTAATCTTTGCTTTATTAGATATTAAACCCCTATCTATTTTAACTGCCAAATTATCTACATTAATGCTTTGGTATGCTGGGTTTGACGTATATCTCCAAGATGTTTATATAAATTTACCTACAGGTGGAATTAAAGTAGCTGAAAATTGCGCTGGTATTGAGTGGATATGCCATCTTTTAGGGTTAGCTGTAATTGGTTTATTAATGTTCCCCCCAGAACGTAAAAAAAGAATATTTGTGCCGATAGTAGCTGTAATTATTGCTTTTATTGTGAACGCAGTCAGAGTGGCAATTTTAGCTGTTATTGCAGCGAATCAAAATCAGAATTCTTTTAAATTTTGGCATGTTGGAGATGGTTCTTTAATATTTGGGGTGATTACAGTCATACTTTTTGGTATATTTTACTGGCTCTTACTCAATCAAAAAGCAGAGAAAGACAAGAATATTACAAGGGCTGAAAGCTAATGGAGACTTGGAGTAAATTGCGGATTCTATTATTAGCTGTCACTCTAGGCTGTATAGTTGTAGTTTTTGTGAACGTTATCCAAAAGCAATCATTTAAAAAGCCCAAATTGGAGGAAATCAGAAGCGAAGTTTACATTGATAAACTTCATCCAACAGAAATCACAAGTCAGACTTAGATTTTATCGTGATATAACATTTGCTAGAAATTATGACCAAATCAAACACTGATAAATTGATTCCTGTAATTCAAGAGTTGCAGGAATTTGCCTTTAACCAAGTAGGCTCAATGACAATTTTGCGAGTCCTTGGTTATGGATTATTGTTATTAGCTTTATTCGATACGGTGGAAACTTTTGTGCCACCTAGCATTATGAATCCTGTTTGGGAATTTCAGACTTTTGGTGCATTAGTTGAAAGAATACCTGTAGCTTTAATTGGTTTAGCATTAGTATTTTTTGGTGAATTAAATGCTAGAGCTAAATGGGAATTTTTGGCTGTCAAATTGCTATCTTGGTTAAGTTTGTTATTGGCAATAATATTTATATTACTCATACCACTTGGTGTGAGTAATACTGTTAGACTTAGTAAACAAAGTTATAATCAAATTAACAACTTATCTCAGCAGCAAATAACTCAAGCTGAACAAGTTGAACAGCGATTGAGCCAAGCTAAACCAGAGCAAATCGAAAGTTTTCTGAAAAGTCAAGGTCGTTCAGTAGATGCAAGTAATCCACAAGAATTAAAAACAAAAGTTTTGTCTGAAGTTTCTCAAGCTAAAGAGAGAATCAAATTGCAAGCGCAAGCTAATCAATCGACTCAGCGATTAAACTTACTCAAAAATTCTGTGAAATGGAATCTTGGGGCTTTAGTTTCAGCTACTTTATTTTTTATCTTTTGGAAAAATAGCAGTTGGGCGAGAAGCAGGTGATAAGTGATAGGTGACAGTTAAGAATCGGTGTGAGGGTTTTGAATGTAAAGCAAAAAAATAGGGTAGACAATATTAAATTGTCCACCCTGTTTTAATTAATGCAAAACTTTATGTGATTAAACTTTTGCTAATTCTGGTGTAGGGCGTTTGCTGTTGCGGATATTGGTAATTGCTTCCGCATAATCTTTGGCGTTGAATACAGCAGAACCAGCAACAATTGCATTAGCGCCTGCTTCTAAAACTTGCCAGGTGTTGTTGGCTTTTAATCCACCATCAACTTCAATCCAGGGGTTGAGTCCGCGTTCGTCGCACATCTGGCGCAGTTTTCTAATTTTTGGTAATACGCCAGGAATGAAGCTTTGACCACCGAAACCGGGGTTAACGCTCATGATGAGTACTAAGTCACAAAGTTCTAGCACGTACTCAATAAATTCTAAGGGTGTGGAAGGATTAAGTACTACCCCTGCTTGTTTACCAAGTTCTTTAATTTGACCGAGTGTGCGGTGTAAGTGTGGGGAAGCATTATGTTCAGCGTGTACAGAGATAATATCTGCACCTGCTTTAGCAAAACCTTCGACATATTTTTCTGGTTCCACAATCATCAAGTGGACATCCAGAGGCTTTGTAGTAACCGGACGAATCGCCTCCACAACCAGAGGGCCTATCGTAATATTAGGTACAAAACGACCGTCCATTACATCAACATGAATCCAATCTGCTCCAGCTGCGTCTACTGCGCGAATTTCGTCACCCAGACGACTAAAATCGGCTGATAGGATAGATGGAGCAATCACAATGGGCTTTTCAGATCGGTTTTGGGTCATGGCTAGTGGGTTTTTAAGCGTCCTCGTCTGTAGGCATTGTAACAAAATGCTGTAACAAAATATTGAGTAATTCTCGTTAATTTAATTTTGCTTTGTCAGGAAATGGTAAGGGAGGAGATAAAGGAAGGGGGAAAAAAGAAGAACTATTGACCATTGACAAATGACTATTGACTATTGACCATTGCCTAATAACTATGAACAAAAAACTAAACTGGCTAATTTGGGGTTTGAGTGCTTCTTGTTTGAGTGTGCCTGTAATGGCTTCAGGTTTACAAACCTCTTTAGGAACAAATGGTATTGATGCTTTAAAACTACATCAGCCTCCTTACAATTTAATCGGTCGTAAGATAGCCATTGGTCAAGTAGAAATCGGTCGTCCGGGAATGTTTGGGTGGGATAAAGCGGTCTCAAAAAATCGCACGATATCTTTGGCGGCGGTTTTTTTACGCAATGGCCCGGCGAAATCAAACACGGGTGTTGACCCCCACGCTTATAATGTGGCTGGGGTGATGGTGAGTACAGATAAGGCTTTACCAGGGGTAGCACCAGGAGCGAGGCTGTATTCTTCGGCTGTAGGATCTACGAAAAATATGGGTCAGCCAGAAGAGTGTATATCAGCACAGCACATAGCACTACAAAACGGTGGCGATATCCGCGCGATTAACTTTAGCTTTGGCGAACCCCTCAACCGTGATCCACGACCGGATGCTGTTCTAGATGGGAATGCTTTGTTAACGATGTGTGTTGATTGGTCGAGCCGGGTTCACGATGTTTTGTATGCGATCGCCGGCAATCAAGGTAAAGGGGGTATTCCGATTCCTACAGATAATTTTAATGGAGTTAACGTGGCTTTTTCATCCCGACGGGGTGGAATTTT encodes the following:
- the crtA gene encoding cyanoexosortase A gives rise to the protein MKATRVFHQPLTNPQLWLLGIGGGLVAILLTIIWKADDDSHLGMTVLALLAVFSLLGDKKHKLKLESDVISSILGTVLIGFVLWYSTHFPSGKLFAVYTHLAPFVAALGLSLLASGWQGLKQYWQELVIIFFAGVPKVLIFALLDIKPLSILTAKLSTLMLWYAGFDVYLQDVYINLPTGGIKVAENCAGIEWICHLLGLAVIGLLMFPPERKKRIFVPIVAVIIAFIVNAVRVAILAVIAANQNQNSFKFWHVGDGSLIFGVITVILFGIFYWLLLNQKAEKDKNITRAES
- a CDS encoding HpsJ family protein; the encoded protein is MTKSNTDKLIPVIQELQEFAFNQVGSMTILRVLGYGLLLLALFDTVETFVPPSIMNPVWEFQTFGALVERIPVALIGLALVFFGELNARAKWEFLAVKLLSWLSLLLAIIFILLIPLGVSNTVRLSKQSYNQINNLSQQQITQAEQVEQRLSQAKPEQIESFLKSQGRSVDASNPQELKTKVLSEVSQAKERIKLQAQANQSTQRLNLLKNSVKWNLGALVSATLFFIFWKNSSWARSR
- the rpe gene encoding ribulose-phosphate 3-epimerase translates to MTQNRSEKPIVIAPSILSADFSRLGDEIRAVDAAGADWIHVDVMDGRFVPNITIGPLVVEAIRPVTTKPLDVHLMIVEPEKYVEGFAKAGADIISVHAEHNASPHLHRTLGQIKELGKQAGVVLNPSTPLEFIEYVLELCDLVLIMSVNPGFGGQSFIPGVLPKIRKLRQMCDERGLNPWIEVDGGLKANNTWQVLEAGANAIVAGSAVFNAKDYAEAITNIRNSKRPTPELAKV